Below is a genomic region from Medicago truncatula cultivar Jemalong A17 chromosome 3, MtrunA17r5.0-ANR, whole genome shotgun sequence.
TATGCTATCTTGTCAAATGATTTATGTGTGCTTGGGTgtgattgttttggttttgtgttttacTTGCTCAGTTTGGAGACTACTCGTCATGTTTCAATGATCACAATTACGCTGTCAAAGAAAGAGCTGGATACATCCTCCACAGGGTATGGACTTTCATGATATTGCATGACATCTGTATCTCAAAATTATGTTTGTTAATCAGATGCCTTATCTCTTGATAGGCTTAGTTTTTTCAAGCAAACTACTTATCTCTTCATGACTACTTGTGCaaagtttatttgtttttataatcaGTACAGCTATAGTCTACTAAGCATTTTTTCCTAGCTGTTGTACTTCTGTAAGATTTGGGGTCACGGCAAAGTGCTAAATATATAGTTAAGATTGGCTTAATTATATTAAATCAGCTATGGTTTTACTTTGTTCTTAAGGGAACATGTTATTTTATCTTGCTATGGGtatcttgattgaataacttCTACAAGCTTTATATAGCTTGTTGAATCAGAAATGAGAAAGGACCAAGGTTTTATTGAACCACAATTTCTGAGTTTTTAAAAATcagagtttttttattttttattttttttcccttatctATCCCCCACCTCACCCGTTCTCTTCTGTTTTGTGAACACCCCTTTGTCTTTTTAATTTCGAACAAAGTGTTGTTTATGTAATTTTAGAAACAAGGCAAGTGTTTATAAGTTCATAAAGATTTACTTGAATGTGTTATCTTTGGCATTTGACTATTAATTTGAACTTGGTGTACATAGACTACTCTGAGAACTAGTGAATATGTTAGACCTTTGACTTCAAAAAGTGCGGTAAAGACTATGTCATTCATGCCTCTGTACTTATTTTATCTGCCTTTGATGTAGGCTGATGGAAGGGTTTGATTTCATTAGCTTAGTAGTTCATCTCTGTGGTTTATTATTTTGCGCTTTTAGTTTTGCTTTTGACTGCTATTAATGCATTGGTTCAATTAAACATTAAACTCTGTTTTCTGTGATTATTAAGGCCCAGTCATGATTTACAAGTATGGTTGTCTTCTGCGCACTATGTTTTaaatttagatattttattttgatttttaattttattcttggTTGGCAAGCTCTAAGTTGTGTTTCCTGATTTCCTCATGCAGATATCAACCTCCTCTTCCAGCTGATCAAGTAAAACCTTTGAATGAATATGAAGACGAAGGAGGTGAATTCGtagtcttttttcttttgatatttcAGAAGAGTAAAAATGTGTTGTTATGCATGTATAGTTGTTAACTATAATTTTGAAACAGAAGGCTCACCAAGGATGCGAGGAAGGGGAAGGGGTCGTGGAAGGGGCAGGGGTAGAGGTAGAGGTATTGCTTCATACTTTGTTTTACTTGCTTAACTGTAATCGGATGAAGTAAAAATTATAGTGTTCAGAAATGCTTTTTTGTACTCTTTTATCgttacttttaaaataaaaaaattatctcattACTACACACTCTATTCTTTCTAGGAATGTATAATGGGGGTATGGAATATGGTGATGGTTGGGATGGTGGACGTGGCTATGGTGGCAGAGGGCGCGGCCGTGCATGGGGTCATGCTTTTCGTGGACGGGGACGAGGCTATGGTGCCCAGCCAGTTGGGCAGTATGACTATGGTGAATATGATGCACCACCTGCACCTCGTGGTAAGCACACTTGGTCCCAAATTCAGGCTACATAAGAAATTACTTAACTTGACTTCGGCAATAGTTTTCCTTGTCGTATGTTAATTTCCTTGGCCCTTGTGTTATCTTCTTATTTTGGCATTTTTTAGTTGTTGTCCTATGCATTACTTAAGGACACTCTAGTAATTTCTGTTTGATGATGTGCAGGTCGAGGTCGTGGAAGGGGAAGGGGCCGTGGGCGTGGTCGTGATGCGGGCCGTGGTGCAGCTGTCTGATCATCTGGGTGTTGGTTGTCATGTATATGTTCAGTTAGAAGAGGGTTGCCTCTCTGCTTAGTTATTTGTTAGATTCGCTTTTAATTTGGTATTATTATTTGAAGCGTTCAGTGTCGCAGTCATGTTCCTGCAGTTTTGCTTTTGTAGTTCTTTTTCTTGTAAAACATCTATCTATACTTTTAAGTTAGGCAGGTTGAGTTAGGTATATTTACTTtgtttagaattaaaaaaaaaaaaaaggagtcgAAATTGTCACATTTTTCATATAGAAATTATTGCAGCAAGATTTTCTAAGTGTTCCTATGTAGTTGATGTTTCATTTCTATACCATGAATTTTTGAAGTCTTATATCTTATGGTGTATCTTCCCTGGTGaatctttttccttttctcgCCCAccattttaaaacataaagaaaaacttTGCATCCtcctttctcctcttcctcAATTTACAATAGATCTAATCTTCCAagtcatttttttcttccataaaaatGAAACACAAAACGAACAATGCAAAAACAGAGATTGATGTAAGGGGAGAGAAATACAACTCAAACCTACATCTTCCtctattcaaaaattaaaattgagaaATAGGAAAAAGAAACGAGAAGAAATGACGGGGAAGAAAGGGAAATAGATTTGGTGGGGAGTGTACCGTGAAagaatatggtttatgatataaTTTGATCTATGTAAtcaaccccacttagtgggatcaGGCAGACCTAAATAAGTGGTGCACCATAGTCATTGCCATCTTTAAGTTCTAGTCTggtttttaaaactttttaaatcTATGTTAATGTTGagtaaaaattctgaaaatctAGCAGCTACTTTATTGCACCCTATAGTTTGAAAGCATTGGATGAAAAACcagatcaaataaaaaacacaaaacaaacgaAAACTACACAAGGAATATTAGTTGATGTGTTCGAATGTTCTTTTGTGAAAATTGTTCACGTATGCTAGCTAGTTGTATGTGTTCGACTGCCACTGTAACAGTTGATGACATCGATGACTAAAACCGATAGAATCTCATTTGTAAAGATACAATcatcatcaaaacaaaaaaacttactgTGATTAAAACCAAAAACCTCTATATTTGCAAGGGCTAATGACATATTTAAACTTTATATAAAGTATAAGCCATAATTTTTccttaaaagaaaaagtataattcatacaatttacaaaattaactatatgttttaatttgtgttAAATCGCCAAAATAACTTAGAATTTGAGACGAGGGGTATTCGTTGCTAAGCTCTATAAGCCTTTGAGCCACAACCAAAATGTCAACAGACACACGTCAACATTCTTCCAAGCTTTATCATTTGCCATTGTATTCAAGAGATGTTTTATCGGCCTGCGCGTTGATGTGTACTTTCTGTTtttatgaaagagagagaatggaTAAAAAGTTGctatatatataagttatttgCATAAATCAAGAAGTGATTTTGATTGGTaagaaattttaattatattcttaCCTTTTATTCACTCACTCATCATCCACTCCATTTTTATGCAagtgtaaaataattgataaagttAGGGCATAAATGTTGATCAAAGTAGTTAGTGCAACCTTAAAGTTTGAACATGGATAACTTCTGtctttctttctaaaaaccaacatgtaaaaaggaaaataataccTTCCTTTTTACTTCTAggatttttaggaaaaaaaaatgttcgtgtatttatacaaaatttataaatttggatGAGTAAATGAGCCAGTAAaagtatatttaaaattttaattaaaacaatttttaaatttacgTAAAAGTATGGTTATATAAAGATAAAACACTTATTGTGTCAGTTTAATGG
It encodes:
- the LOC11424590 gene encoding ribonuclease P protein subunit p25-like protein, translated to MDRYQRVEKPKADSPINENEIRITTQGRMRNYITYATTLFQEKGSDEIVVKAMGRAINKTVMITELIKRRIVGLHQNTQIGSTDITDTWEPLEEGLLPLETTRHVSMITITLSKKELDTSSTGYQPPLPADQVKPLNEYEDEGEGSPRMRGRGRGRGRGRGRGRGMYNGGMEYGDGWDGGRGYGGRGRGRAWGHAFRGRGRGYGAQPVGQYDYGEYDAPPAPRGRGRGRGRGRGRGRDAGRGAAV